Proteins encoded together in one Lathyrus oleraceus cultivar Zhongwan6 chromosome 5, CAAS_Psat_ZW6_1.0, whole genome shotgun sequence window:
- the LOC127085773 gene encoding putative disease resistance RPP13-like protein 1 isoform X1, with protein MEAIHGELSNSIKVLLEKIVSGLCFDDLSTSSLSLMERLHKTLLDLQDVLYHANKKLIPTQANNRSLDLLKRVVFQVSNLLDESDFLLYATVLTANQVKNHSRLSFLIALIKSKKENLIQIFQGLSSGDDESSIYGRDADIKKLKHLLLSSDSDSESKIRVITIVGMGGIGKTALAKHLYNDPQVKAKFELKLWADFSNEVDDFSVFETILESITTLQTTIYPIFLLVLDGVWDARSINWTLLMDIFNAGESGSKIIVTTRDERVALSVQTFLSVHYLRPLKVEDCWSLLAEHAFGAHNYQQRSYLEEVGAFKKEIVRKIAKECDGLPLAAVEHGALLRISVNPYDWNYVLESHFQETTYEVLASLELSYNFLSYPLKQCFQYCSIFPKKSILEKKMVVQLWIAAGLLESSSTDQEKVGEEYFDELVSRSLIHRRSIGDEEGNFGMHNFIHDLATEVSSPYRINMHNFIHDLATEVSSPYRINMHKHNLDDRMQNFSYNRETYDSYGKFDKLLGLNGLRTFLAFPLQEQLPLCLLSNKVVHDLLPTMKQLRMLSLSSYKSITEVPNSIGNLLDMRYLNLSHTNIERLPTEICKLYHLQFLLLAGCKRFTELPEDMGKLINLRHLDVSNTALRDMPAQIAKLENLHTLSDFVVSKHKSGLNIAKLGKLLHLHGKLSISHLQNVNHPFEVDRANIKMKEQIDELVLEWDCGSTFLHSQSQSVVLEKLRPSTNLKSLTIKGYGGISFPNWLGDFSFSNMVYLRISNCNDCLWLPPLGQLSNLKELIIEGMQSVETIGIEFYGSGGSSFQPFPSLEILHFENMQEWEEWDLIGGTTTTFPSLKTLSLSKCPKLIVGNIIDKFPSLTELELSECLLLVQSMPLSDHVFRQLMFPLNSLQQLTIDGIPSSMSFPTDGLPKTLKLLIISNCENLEFLPHNYLHNYTSLEELKVSYSCNSMISFTLGTLPVLKSLFIEGCINLKSILIAEDESEKSLSFLRSIKIWDCNKLESFSPGELATPNLLYIALWKCEKFHSLPEAMNNLAALQEMEIDNLPNLQSFVIDELPSRLQKLSVGSVGGIIWNTEPTWEHLTCLSELRINGDDIVNTLMGPLLPTSLVTLCICGLNDTSMDEKWLQHLTSLQNLEIINAPKLKSLPKKGFPSSLSVLSVTRCPLLEASLRKKRGKEWRKIAHIPSIIIDDELIT; from the coding sequence ATGGAGGCCATTCATGGAGAACTCTCAAATTCTATTAAGGTGTTGTTAGAAAAGATTGTTTCTGGTCTATGCTTCGACGACTTGAGCACGAGTAGCCTTTCACTCATGGAAAGGCTTCATAAAACACTGCTGGATCTTCAAGATGTACTATATCATGCTAACAAGAAACTCATCCCCACTCAAGCTAACAACAGATCGCTGGATTTGCTCAAACGTGTTGTTTTTCAAGTTTCCAATTTGCTTGACGAAAGCGATTTTTTACTGTATGCTACCGTACTTACTGCGAATCAGGTCAAAAATCATTCTCGTTTAAGTTTTTTAATTGCACTGATCAAGTCTAAAAAGGAAAATCTAATTCAAATATTTCAAGGCTTAAGTTCAGGTGACGATGAATCTTCTATTTATGGAAGAGATGCTGATATAAAGAAACTTAAACATCTTTTGTTGTCTAGTGATAGTGATAGTGAAAGTAAAATAAGAGTGATTACCATTGTAGGTATGGGAGGGATTGGCAAAACAGCTCTTGCCAAACACCTTTACAATGATCCTCAAGTTAAGGCCAAATTTGAGTTAAAATTGTGGGCCGATTTCTCAAATGAGGTAGATGATTTCAGTGTTTTTGAAACCATTCTTGAATCTATTACTACTTTACAAACAACCATTTACCCAATTTTTTTGCTAGTATTGGATGGTGTGTGGGATGCAAGATCTATCAATTGGACATTACTGATGGATATCTTTAATGCTGGGGAATCGGGAAGTAAGATCATTGTCACAACAAGAGATGAAAGAGTCGCACTATCCGTGCAAACCTTTCTTTCTGTCCACTATCTGAGACCCTTGAAAGTTGAAGATTGTTGGTCTTTACTTGCCGAACACGCATTTGGAGCACATAACTACCAACAACGATCCTATCTAGAAGAAGTTGGCGCATTTAAAAAAGAAATTGTCAGAAAAATTGCAAAAGAGTGTGATGGATTACCATTAGCCGCGGTAGAACATGGGGCTCTTCTTCGCATCTCAGTAAACCCATATGATTGGAATTATGTGCTAGAAAGTCACTTTCAGGAAACAACTTATGAGGTGCTAGCTTCTCTCGAATTAAGCTACAACTTCCTTTCTTATCCTTTAAAACAGTGTTTTCAATATTGTTCAATTTTTCCGAAGAAGTCCATCTTAGAAAAAAAGATGGTAGTTCAGTTGTGGATTGCAGCAGGCTTACTTGAATCATCTTCCACAGATCAAGAAAAAGTTGGAGAAGAATACTTTGATGAACTAGTGTCAAGGTCATTGATACATCGACGATCTATTGGTGATGAAGAAGGAAACTTTGGAATGCACAACTTCATCCATGATCTAGCTACAGAGGTTTCATCTCCATACCGTATCAATATGCACAACTTCATCCATGATCTAGCTACAGAGGTTTCATCTCCATACCGTATCAATATGCACAAACATAACCTAGATGATAGGATGCAGAATTTTTCATACAACAGAGAGACATATGATTCATATGGCAAATTTGATAAATTATTGGGATTAAATGGTTTGCGTACCTTTCTAGCATTCCCATTACAAGAACAATTGCCTCTTTGTTTGCTATCTAACAAGGTAGTACATGACTTGCTGCCAACAATGAAACAATTACGCATGTTGTCTCTGTCAAGCTACAAGAGTATCACCGAGGTTCCCAATTCTATTGGAAATTTGTTAGACATGCGATACTTAAATCTTTCTCACACTAATATTGAAAGGCTGCCTACTGAAATATGCAAGCTTTACCATCTGCAGTTTTTGTTGTTGGCAGGCTGTAAAAGGTTCACTGAATTGCCGGAGGACATGGGAAAATTGATCAATCTGCGCCACCTTGACGTTAGTAACACCGCATTGAGGGACATGCCCGCACAAATAGCCAAACTAGAAAATCTCCACACTTTGTCTGACTTTGTTGTCAGCAAACATAAGAGTGGATTGAATATTGCAAAGCTAGGAAAACTTCTCCACCTACACGGAAAACTTTCAATCTCACATCTACAAAATGTTAATCACCCCTTTGAAGTAGATCGAGCCAACATAAAGATGAAAGAACAAATAGACGAATTAGTCTTGGAATGGGATTGTGGTAGTACCTTTTTACATTCACAAAGTCAAAGTGTTGTACTTGAAAAGTTGCGACCCTCAACAAATTTGAAAAGTCTCACCATCAAAGGCTATGGTGGAATCAGCTTTCCAAATTGGTTAGGTGATTTTTCATTTAGCAACATGGTGTATTTAAGGATCTCGAATTGTAATGATTGTTTATGGCTTCCACCCCTTGGACAATTGAGTAATCTGAAAGAACTCATTATTGAAGGGATGCAATCAGTGGAGACAATTGGTATTGAGTTCTATGGAAGTGGTGGTTCTTCATTTCAACCATTTCCCTCTTTGGAGATTCTACACTTTGAGAATATGCAAGAGTGGGAGGAATGGGACTTGATTGGAGGTACGACTACAACGTTTCCTAGTCTAAAAACTTTATCGCTTAGTAAGTGCCCGAAACTGATAGTAGGAAACATAATTGACAAATTTCCTTCCTTGACTGAACTTGAGTTAAGTGAATGTCTTTTACTGGTTCAATCAATGCCATTATCTGATCATGTATTTCGGCAACTGATGTTCCCTTTGAACTCTCTTCAACAGCTCACCATAGACGGCATTCCATCTTCAATGTCTTTTCCAACAGATGGTTTGCCAAAAACCttgaaacttctcataatcagTAATTGTGAGAATCTAGAATTCCTTCCTCACAACTATTTGCATAATTATACATCGCTTGAGGAATTGAAAGTATCTTATAGTTGTAATTCAATGATATCATTTACCTTAGGCACTCTCCCTGTCCTCAAGAGTCTGTTCATTGAGGGTTGTATAAATCTGAAATCAATATTAATTGCAGAAGACGAGTCGGAAAAGAGTCTCTCATTTCTTAGAAGCATCAAAATATGGGATTGTAATAAACTGGAGTCATTTTCCCCAGGTGAATTGGCAACTCCAAATCTCCTTTATATTGCATTGTGGAAGTGTGAGAAATTTCATTCACTGCCAGAAGCAATGAACAATCTAGCTGCCCTTCAAGAAATGGAAATCGATAATCTACCAAATCTTCAATCTTTTGTCATAGATGAGTTGCCTAGCCGTTTACAGAAACTATCTGTTGGCTCTGTTGGTGGGATTATATGGAATACTGAGCCAACTTGGGAACACCTCACTTGTCTCTCGGAGTTGCGAATTAACGGCGATGACATAGTGAACACGCTGATGGGACCATTGCTACCTACATCGCTTGTGACACTATGCATTTGTGGTCTTAATGATACAAGCATGGATGAGAAGTGGCTTCAACACCTCACTTCTCTCCAAAACCTTGAGATTATTAACGCTCCCAAACTCAAGTCGTTGCCAAAGAAAGGATTTCCTTCCTCTCTTTCAGTACTAAGTGTGACTCGCTGTCCATTACTGGAAGCAAGTTTGCGGAAAAAGCGGGGGAAAGAGTGGCGTAAGATTGCTCACATTCCGTCCATAATTATTGATGACGAATTGATCACATGA
- the LOC127085773 gene encoding putative disease resistance RPP13-like protein 1 isoform X2, with product MEAIHGELSNSIKVLLEKIVSGLCFDDLSTSSLSLMERLHKTLLDLQDVLYHANKKLIPTQANNRSLDLLKRVVFQVSNLLDESDFLLYATVLTANQVKNHSRLSFLIALIKSKKENLIQIFQGLSSGDDESSIYGRDADIKKLKHLLLSSDSDSESKIRVITIVGMGGIGKTALAKHLYNDPQVKAKFELKLWADFSNEVDDFSVFETILESITTLQTTIYPIFLLVLDGVWDARSINWTLLMDIFNAGESGSKIIVTTRDERVALSVQTFLSVHYLRPLKVEDCWSLLAEHAFGAHNYQQRSYLEEVGAFKKEIVRKIAKECDGLPLAAVEHGALLRISVNPYDWNYVLESHFQETTYEVLASLELSYNFLSYPLKQCFQYCSIFPKKSILEKKMVVQLWIAAGLLESSSTDQEKVGEEYFDELVSRSLIHRRSIGDEEGNFGMHNFIHDLATEVSSPYRINMHKHNLDDRMQNFSYNRETYDSYGKFDKLLGLNGLRTFLAFPLQEQLPLCLLSNKVVHDLLPTMKQLRMLSLSSYKSITEVPNSIGNLLDMRYLNLSHTNIERLPTEICKLYHLQFLLLAGCKRFTELPEDMGKLINLRHLDVSNTALRDMPAQIAKLENLHTLSDFVVSKHKSGLNIAKLGKLLHLHGKLSISHLQNVNHPFEVDRANIKMKEQIDELVLEWDCGSTFLHSQSQSVVLEKLRPSTNLKSLTIKGYGGISFPNWLGDFSFSNMVYLRISNCNDCLWLPPLGQLSNLKELIIEGMQSVETIGIEFYGSGGSSFQPFPSLEILHFENMQEWEEWDLIGGTTTTFPSLKTLSLSKCPKLIVGNIIDKFPSLTELELSECLLLVQSMPLSDHVFRQLMFPLNSLQQLTIDGIPSSMSFPTDGLPKTLKLLIISNCENLEFLPHNYLHNYTSLEELKVSYSCNSMISFTLGTLPVLKSLFIEGCINLKSILIAEDESEKSLSFLRSIKIWDCNKLESFSPGELATPNLLYIALWKCEKFHSLPEAMNNLAALQEMEIDNLPNLQSFVIDELPSRLQKLSVGSVGGIIWNTEPTWEHLTCLSELRINGDDIVNTLMGPLLPTSLVTLCICGLNDTSMDEKWLQHLTSLQNLEIINAPKLKSLPKKGFPSSLSVLSVTRCPLLEASLRKKRGKEWRKIAHIPSIIIDDELIT from the exons ATGGAGGCCATTCATGGAGAACTCTCAAATTCTATTAAGGTGTTGTTAGAAAAGATTGTTTCTGGTCTATGCTTCGACGACTTGAGCACGAGTAGCCTTTCACTCATGGAAAGGCTTCATAAAACACTGCTGGATCTTCAAGATGTACTATATCATGCTAACAAGAAACTCATCCCCACTCAAGCTAACAACAGATCGCTGGATTTGCTCAAACGTGTTGTTTTTCAAGTTTCCAATTTGCTTGACGAAAGCGATTTTTTACTGTATGCTACCGTACTTACTGCGAATCAGGTCAAAAATCATTCTCGTTTAAGTTTTTTAATTGCACTGATCAAGTCTAAAAAGGAAAATCTAATTCAAATATTTCAAGGCTTAAGTTCAGGTGACGATGAATCTTCTATTTATGGAAGAGATGCTGATATAAAGAAACTTAAACATCTTTTGTTGTCTAGTGATAGTGATAGTGAAAGTAAAATAAGAGTGATTACCATTGTAGGTATGGGAGGGATTGGCAAAACAGCTCTTGCCAAACACCTTTACAATGATCCTCAAGTTAAGGCCAAATTTGAGTTAAAATTGTGGGCCGATTTCTCAAATGAGGTAGATGATTTCAGTGTTTTTGAAACCATTCTTGAATCTATTACTACTTTACAAACAACCATTTACCCAATTTTTTTGCTAGTATTGGATGGTGTGTGGGATGCAAGATCTATCAATTGGACATTACTGATGGATATCTTTAATGCTGGGGAATCGGGAAGTAAGATCATTGTCACAACAAGAGATGAAAGAGTCGCACTATCCGTGCAAACCTTTCTTTCTGTCCACTATCTGAGACCCTTGAAAGTTGAAGATTGTTGGTCTTTACTTGCCGAACACGCATTTGGAGCACATAACTACCAACAACGATCCTATCTAGAAGAAGTTGGCGCATTTAAAAAAGAAATTGTCAGAAAAATTGCAAAAGAGTGTGATGGATTACCATTAGCCGCGGTAGAACATGGGGCTCTTCTTCGCATCTCAGTAAACCCATATGATTGGAATTATGTGCTAGAAAGTCACTTTCAGGAAACAACTTATGAGGTGCTAGCTTCTCTCGAATTAAGCTACAACTTCCTTTCTTATCCTTTAAAACAGTGTTTTCAATATTGTTCAATTTTTCCGAAGAAGTCCATCTTAGAAAAAAAGATGGTAGTTCAGTTGTGGATTGCAGCAGGCTTACTTGAATCATCTTCCACAGATCAAGAAAAAGTTGGAGAAGAATACTTTGATGAACTAGTGTCAAGGTCATTGATACATCGACGATCTATTGGTGATGAAGAAGGAAACTTTGGAATGCACAACTTCATCCATGATCTAGCTACAGAG GTTTCATCTCCATACCGTATCAATATGCACAAACATAACCTAGATGATAGGATGCAGAATTTTTCATACAACAGAGAGACATATGATTCATATGGCAAATTTGATAAATTATTGGGATTAAATGGTTTGCGTACCTTTCTAGCATTCCCATTACAAGAACAATTGCCTCTTTGTTTGCTATCTAACAAGGTAGTACATGACTTGCTGCCAACAATGAAACAATTACGCATGTTGTCTCTGTCAAGCTACAAGAGTATCACCGAGGTTCCCAATTCTATTGGAAATTTGTTAGACATGCGATACTTAAATCTTTCTCACACTAATATTGAAAGGCTGCCTACTGAAATATGCAAGCTTTACCATCTGCAGTTTTTGTTGTTGGCAGGCTGTAAAAGGTTCACTGAATTGCCGGAGGACATGGGAAAATTGATCAATCTGCGCCACCTTGACGTTAGTAACACCGCATTGAGGGACATGCCCGCACAAATAGCCAAACTAGAAAATCTCCACACTTTGTCTGACTTTGTTGTCAGCAAACATAAGAGTGGATTGAATATTGCAAAGCTAGGAAAACTTCTCCACCTACACGGAAAACTTTCAATCTCACATCTACAAAATGTTAATCACCCCTTTGAAGTAGATCGAGCCAACATAAAGATGAAAGAACAAATAGACGAATTAGTCTTGGAATGGGATTGTGGTAGTACCTTTTTACATTCACAAAGTCAAAGTGTTGTACTTGAAAAGTTGCGACCCTCAACAAATTTGAAAAGTCTCACCATCAAAGGCTATGGTGGAATCAGCTTTCCAAATTGGTTAGGTGATTTTTCATTTAGCAACATGGTGTATTTAAGGATCTCGAATTGTAATGATTGTTTATGGCTTCCACCCCTTGGACAATTGAGTAATCTGAAAGAACTCATTATTGAAGGGATGCAATCAGTGGAGACAATTGGTATTGAGTTCTATGGAAGTGGTGGTTCTTCATTTCAACCATTTCCCTCTTTGGAGATTCTACACTTTGAGAATATGCAAGAGTGGGAGGAATGGGACTTGATTGGAGGTACGACTACAACGTTTCCTAGTCTAAAAACTTTATCGCTTAGTAAGTGCCCGAAACTGATAGTAGGAAACATAATTGACAAATTTCCTTCCTTGACTGAACTTGAGTTAAGTGAATGTCTTTTACTGGTTCAATCAATGCCATTATCTGATCATGTATTTCGGCAACTGATGTTCCCTTTGAACTCTCTTCAACAGCTCACCATAGACGGCATTCCATCTTCAATGTCTTTTCCAACAGATGGTTTGCCAAAAACCttgaaacttctcataatcagTAATTGTGAGAATCTAGAATTCCTTCCTCACAACTATTTGCATAATTATACATCGCTTGAGGAATTGAAAGTATCTTATAGTTGTAATTCAATGATATCATTTACCTTAGGCACTCTCCCTGTCCTCAAGAGTCTGTTCATTGAGGGTTGTATAAATCTGAAATCAATATTAATTGCAGAAGACGAGTCGGAAAAGAGTCTCTCATTTCTTAGAAGCATCAAAATATGGGATTGTAATAAACTGGAGTCATTTTCCCCAGGTGAATTGGCAACTCCAAATCTCCTTTATATTGCATTGTGGAAGTGTGAGAAATTTCATTCACTGCCAGAAGCAATGAACAATCTAGCTGCCCTTCAAGAAATGGAAATCGATAATCTACCAAATCTTCAATCTTTTGTCATAGATGAGTTGCCTAGCCGTTTACAGAAACTATCTGTTGGCTCTGTTGGTGGGATTATATGGAATACTGAGCCAACTTGGGAACACCTCACTTGTCTCTCGGAGTTGCGAATTAACGGCGATGACATAGTGAACACGCTGATGGGACCATTGCTACCTACATCGCTTGTGACACTATGCATTTGTGGTCTTAATGATACAAGCATGGATGAGAAGTGGCTTCAACACCTCACTTCTCTCCAAAACCTTGAGATTATTAACGCTCCCAAACTCAAGTCGTTGCCAAAGAAAGGATTTCCTTCCTCTCTTTCAGTACTAAGTGTGACTCGCTGTCCATTACTGGAAGCAAGTTTGCGGAAAAAGCGGGGGAAAGAGTGGCGTAAGATTGCTCACATTCCGTCCATAATTATTGATGACGAATTGATCACATGA
- the LOC127085773 gene encoding putative disease resistance RPP13-like protein 1 isoform X3, with protein MGGIGKTALAKHLYNDPQVKAKFELKLWADFSNEVDDFSVFETILESITTLQTTIYPIFLLVLDGVWDARSINWTLLMDIFNAGESGSKIIVTTRDERVALSVQTFLSVHYLRPLKVEDCWSLLAEHAFGAHNYQQRSYLEEVGAFKKEIVRKIAKECDGLPLAAVEHGALLRISVNPYDWNYVLESHFQETTYEVLASLELSYNFLSYPLKQCFQYCSIFPKKSILEKKMVVQLWIAAGLLESSSTDQEKVGEEYFDELVSRSLIHRRSIGDEEGNFGMHNFIHDLATEVSSPYRINMHNFIHDLATEVSSPYRINMHKHNLDDRMQNFSYNRETYDSYGKFDKLLGLNGLRTFLAFPLQEQLPLCLLSNKVVHDLLPTMKQLRMLSLSSYKSITEVPNSIGNLLDMRYLNLSHTNIERLPTEICKLYHLQFLLLAGCKRFTELPEDMGKLINLRHLDVSNTALRDMPAQIAKLENLHTLSDFVVSKHKSGLNIAKLGKLLHLHGKLSISHLQNVNHPFEVDRANIKMKEQIDELVLEWDCGSTFLHSQSQSVVLEKLRPSTNLKSLTIKGYGGISFPNWLGDFSFSNMVYLRISNCNDCLWLPPLGQLSNLKELIIEGMQSVETIGIEFYGSGGSSFQPFPSLEILHFENMQEWEEWDLIGGTTTTFPSLKTLSLSKCPKLIVGNIIDKFPSLTELELSECLLLVQSMPLSDHVFRQLMFPLNSLQQLTIDGIPSSMSFPTDGLPKTLKLLIISNCENLEFLPHNYLHNYTSLEELKVSYSCNSMISFTLGTLPVLKSLFIEGCINLKSILIAEDESEKSLSFLRSIKIWDCNKLESFSPGELATPNLLYIALWKCEKFHSLPEAMNNLAALQEMEIDNLPNLQSFVIDELPSRLQKLSVGSVGGIIWNTEPTWEHLTCLSELRINGDDIVNTLMGPLLPTSLVTLCICGLNDTSMDEKWLQHLTSLQNLEIINAPKLKSLPKKGFPSSLSVLSVTRCPLLEASLRKKRGKEWRKIAHIPSIIIDDELIT; from the coding sequence ATGGGAGGGATTGGCAAAACAGCTCTTGCCAAACACCTTTACAATGATCCTCAAGTTAAGGCCAAATTTGAGTTAAAATTGTGGGCCGATTTCTCAAATGAGGTAGATGATTTCAGTGTTTTTGAAACCATTCTTGAATCTATTACTACTTTACAAACAACCATTTACCCAATTTTTTTGCTAGTATTGGATGGTGTGTGGGATGCAAGATCTATCAATTGGACATTACTGATGGATATCTTTAATGCTGGGGAATCGGGAAGTAAGATCATTGTCACAACAAGAGATGAAAGAGTCGCACTATCCGTGCAAACCTTTCTTTCTGTCCACTATCTGAGACCCTTGAAAGTTGAAGATTGTTGGTCTTTACTTGCCGAACACGCATTTGGAGCACATAACTACCAACAACGATCCTATCTAGAAGAAGTTGGCGCATTTAAAAAAGAAATTGTCAGAAAAATTGCAAAAGAGTGTGATGGATTACCATTAGCCGCGGTAGAACATGGGGCTCTTCTTCGCATCTCAGTAAACCCATATGATTGGAATTATGTGCTAGAAAGTCACTTTCAGGAAACAACTTATGAGGTGCTAGCTTCTCTCGAATTAAGCTACAACTTCCTTTCTTATCCTTTAAAACAGTGTTTTCAATATTGTTCAATTTTTCCGAAGAAGTCCATCTTAGAAAAAAAGATGGTAGTTCAGTTGTGGATTGCAGCAGGCTTACTTGAATCATCTTCCACAGATCAAGAAAAAGTTGGAGAAGAATACTTTGATGAACTAGTGTCAAGGTCATTGATACATCGACGATCTATTGGTGATGAAGAAGGAAACTTTGGAATGCACAACTTCATCCATGATCTAGCTACAGAGGTTTCATCTCCATACCGTATCAATATGCACAACTTCATCCATGATCTAGCTACAGAGGTTTCATCTCCATACCGTATCAATATGCACAAACATAACCTAGATGATAGGATGCAGAATTTTTCATACAACAGAGAGACATATGATTCATATGGCAAATTTGATAAATTATTGGGATTAAATGGTTTGCGTACCTTTCTAGCATTCCCATTACAAGAACAATTGCCTCTTTGTTTGCTATCTAACAAGGTAGTACATGACTTGCTGCCAACAATGAAACAATTACGCATGTTGTCTCTGTCAAGCTACAAGAGTATCACCGAGGTTCCCAATTCTATTGGAAATTTGTTAGACATGCGATACTTAAATCTTTCTCACACTAATATTGAAAGGCTGCCTACTGAAATATGCAAGCTTTACCATCTGCAGTTTTTGTTGTTGGCAGGCTGTAAAAGGTTCACTGAATTGCCGGAGGACATGGGAAAATTGATCAATCTGCGCCACCTTGACGTTAGTAACACCGCATTGAGGGACATGCCCGCACAAATAGCCAAACTAGAAAATCTCCACACTTTGTCTGACTTTGTTGTCAGCAAACATAAGAGTGGATTGAATATTGCAAAGCTAGGAAAACTTCTCCACCTACACGGAAAACTTTCAATCTCACATCTACAAAATGTTAATCACCCCTTTGAAGTAGATCGAGCCAACATAAAGATGAAAGAACAAATAGACGAATTAGTCTTGGAATGGGATTGTGGTAGTACCTTTTTACATTCACAAAGTCAAAGTGTTGTACTTGAAAAGTTGCGACCCTCAACAAATTTGAAAAGTCTCACCATCAAAGGCTATGGTGGAATCAGCTTTCCAAATTGGTTAGGTGATTTTTCATTTAGCAACATGGTGTATTTAAGGATCTCGAATTGTAATGATTGTTTATGGCTTCCACCCCTTGGACAATTGAGTAATCTGAAAGAACTCATTATTGAAGGGATGCAATCAGTGGAGACAATTGGTATTGAGTTCTATGGAAGTGGTGGTTCTTCATTTCAACCATTTCCCTCTTTGGAGATTCTACACTTTGAGAATATGCAAGAGTGGGAGGAATGGGACTTGATTGGAGGTACGACTACAACGTTTCCTAGTCTAAAAACTTTATCGCTTAGTAAGTGCCCGAAACTGATAGTAGGAAACATAATTGACAAATTTCCTTCCTTGACTGAACTTGAGTTAAGTGAATGTCTTTTACTGGTTCAATCAATGCCATTATCTGATCATGTATTTCGGCAACTGATGTTCCCTTTGAACTCTCTTCAACAGCTCACCATAGACGGCATTCCATCTTCAATGTCTTTTCCAACAGATGGTTTGCCAAAAACCttgaaacttctcataatcagTAATTGTGAGAATCTAGAATTCCTTCCTCACAACTATTTGCATAATTATACATCGCTTGAGGAATTGAAAGTATCTTATAGTTGTAATTCAATGATATCATTTACCTTAGGCACTCTCCCTGTCCTCAAGAGTCTGTTCATTGAGGGTTGTATAAATCTGAAATCAATATTAATTGCAGAAGACGAGTCGGAAAAGAGTCTCTCATTTCTTAGAAGCATCAAAATATGGGATTGTAATAAACTGGAGTCATTTTCCCCAGGTGAATTGGCAACTCCAAATCTCCTTTATATTGCATTGTGGAAGTGTGAGAAATTTCATTCACTGCCAGAAGCAATGAACAATCTAGCTGCCCTTCAAGAAATGGAAATCGATAATCTACCAAATCTTCAATCTTTTGTCATAGATGAGTTGCCTAGCCGTTTACAGAAACTATCTGTTGGCTCTGTTGGTGGGATTATATGGAATACTGAGCCAACTTGGGAACACCTCACTTGTCTCTCGGAGTTGCGAATTAACGGCGATGACATAGTGAACACGCTGATGGGACCATTGCTACCTACATCGCTTGTGACACTATGCATTTGTGGTCTTAATGATACAAGCATGGATGAGAAGTGGCTTCAACACCTCACTTCTCTCCAAAACCTTGAGATTATTAACGCTCCCAAACTCAAGTCGTTGCCAAAGAAAGGATTTCCTTCCTCTCTTTCAGTACTAAGTGTGACTCGCTGTCCATTACTGGAAGCAAGTTTGCGGAAAAAGCGGGGGAAAGAGTGGCGTAAGATTGCTCACATTCCGTCCATAATTATTGATGACGAATTGATCACATGA